The Pochonia chlamydosporia 170 chromosome 3, whole genome shotgun sequence genome contains the following window.
CTAACCTAGGCACTTGATGCCTGTGTTAGCACTCACCGCGCACGACAGTCGGGCGATGCTTGACAGGGATGCCACTTGTCAATTGGCACGTTTGGAATGGCACTTGCTGTCGTGGCCATCGCACCTCTGATGTCGCAAAGAGGCTCAAAGGCGGAGAAGTAGACGTCAATCCAATTGTGCCAGGCGCGTGATATGTGGCATGCACGACAGACCGACGGCATGCATTCTCCCTCGTGCAAGACACAGGTCGAGGTGGCTAGAACGGGAAAGTGCATTGGCAAAATACAAACTTGGAAGTTTCGGAGGATGTCGTTATGTATTCAAGACGACGATATACTGAGCACCAGGCCCGTGGCCAATGTGAGGAGACGCGGCTCTTCGAAGCTTCTGTCCAGACAAGATGAGGTGCAAGAGCGCCAGACAGCACAGTCTCAAATTCCACCGCGGCAAAGGGAGGAGTGGGGTCTGGTAGATTCGGCTCCGGTGGATTGTCTGTACGGAGGGAGTTCCTGATAACTGCctacctactaggtagtaGGTGGATGTTTGGAGCCGTACAACCCAAGACATTGCCAACGGGGCagcaacaaaacaaactGAACGGTGACGGGCTTCAGCCAGTTCCACCTGTAACAGGTCATGGCTCAGGCGCGAAGGCTTTTCAATCTGGCATGGTTGCTCAGCTAgacgagtctggtgtgaagagCGCAAGGCGTCCAGTGATTACCTTAGCTAGAAGTGCAAGATAGGGAGAAGTGTAAGATGGAGTTTTAGTTCATGTAGAATACATGTATCCTGTTGGGATCTGACATGGGCAAATTGAGCCAGGGACCAGGGTAgggcaatcttggccaaaaAAGAACTTTGAATCCTCCCAGGCACAGTCAGTCGCACCTGCTCGCGCACAAAAAGCCTCGCAATATGACAACAGCAGGCGCAAGTCAGCACGGAAGCCGCAAGTGAGGATGCACAAAGGCCTTACCGTTTTCGGCACCGTCGTGTGTAACCTGTTCACCCCCTCCGCCATTAAGCCCACCCCCACCCGTTGCTTCGTTGTCCAGTCAGGACGTCGGATTCAGTTGTCGGAAGGCATGgagacaaagtcaagtctggtcgcaCCAGGCCAGAGAGCTCCAGTCGCCAAAGGCGAGGAgggggggaggaggaggcagcAACAGATTGGGCCAGGCCAGGTAAGGCCAGACATGTTGAACTCGAGCTCCCCTCCTTGCTCCAGTCCCTCCTGGCTGGACTCCCTCCATGTCAAGCTGTCCAAACTAAACTCCCCCAGGTGGCATTTGAGATTTCAGACGACGCACCCCCCCCATGATTGCGCATATAAACGGTCGGCATTCCCTCAGCGTCTCCAGGCGCAATCTGTGCTATGAAGGATCccgccatggccagccagcaagaTATTCGCAATCGCGACCAGCTCAACACACGCCGTCTTTGCATCAGCccaaccattcatcatcaaatcTAGCGACTGCCTTGGCAAAAGCTGGTCAGCCTTATTTGCTTactccagtctggttcaggTGAGGCAACGAGCAGCAAGACAGCCGGTGCCGCACAAGTCCAGATCTGGCACGAGGTGAAGGCATCATCGTGCATCTCGTCTCGGCCAAGTACCACACGCCCCTCATAAGCTCCGCAgagctggtctggtcttgcctGGTCCAAATCTGCCAACCaaatccagtccagtccaccTCCACAGAGGCTCCCAGCTTCCAGAGTCGGCTCATAATCCTAGCACAAGCTCAACCGCATCAAAGCACTTCACCCCTGGTGCCTTTACCCTTTCTGTTcactttcttcttgttgttcacCCCTCTTTGGGCTATCATTTCGTTTATCTTCAGCCTTCCCGCCGAGAACTGCAACACACCATCAGCTACCCAGAGCTTACAGTGCTCGCTTCGGCCCGGCTCCTTTGCTCATGTTGCTTTCTGGGCAAGTCGCAAAAGTGTGTCATTGTGAGCTTTGAGGAGGGTACAGGTTTCATAACCCACGTACCATTGAGACGAGGCCATTTCATTTTATTtaattttattttttttgtttttttgcCCATCCTAATCCACCGACTCCGGGGACGGGCAAGTCTCCCAAATCGAGGATACAACATCTATctgccagccttggcctgaCGATTGAAAGACGTTCCCTCCGTTGTATCAATCGTATACTTCTCAACCTCCTACCATATGTCCGGCAGAATATTTATCACCTATCATTCCAGAACTACACCGTCCACTCGCAATATATAAGTGCATTGGACTATATATCCTGTGTAGTCCAGTACTTATtgtcatcatctccatcttggtaCCTTTTGTCGCTTCACACCGACGTGCGATTATTCGGCGGTGTCTAGGTGCCAGGTTTCAGACACCAACCGTTGATGCATACTGCAAGAGTACAACGGAACGCAATATACAACAGGGCAGCGAGATATTACAGATCACAACGGCTTGTTGCAATTTACAAGGTCCCTGTACACGAAACTGCATGGTAAGAGCCTTCAACGGACGCCAGACTATTCGCTTTCCCAGCTTGCTATTGGTGGAGACATCCTTCAGTAACAAGGGAACGCCGTCATAGACCAGTCTATTCAGCCAGTACCCATCAACCATTCACGAGCAAACAGCCAGGATCGGAGAAATAGACCTGGACATTCGTCTTGAGCGTGGTTTATTGGCCATCAATTGTGTAGGGTGTTGTAATATTGCATGCACGCCTTCACAAGGATCAAATTGGCATCATAAACCCGCTGCTCCATACATCAAGACAGTTAGTCCTTGGTGGCGCATACCTGACGTGCCACGAGCTCAAGTTGCAGCGTTGGAAGGGGATTTTTTGTTTTAGTCGTCGGCTTCGCTGACGGCTACCAAGCCCAACGACGGCAAAGCAATCGGAGTCATAAAAAAAGCTCGCAACGAAAGAGGGAGCTTTCGGCCAGTCCAGTTGCGAAACTAATACTCTCTATCACTCTTCCAACGACCGGCCTGCGTCAATTCCAAAATTGAAGGCGGCCCCCACCATTCACCATGTCCCCAGACGATTCCACCTCGACATACGCGCCAAAGTCGCCAGACCTTTCTTCCTTTTACTCCAGCGGCGGCCCCACCCAGCCTGCATCGCAACTCCATCCTCCAAGCCAAGGTCCAGGCCAATATAAATTGCACCCTCCCGCCTACGCCTACGGTTCTTCCtacacaccaccaccaatgccGCAGGCGTCAACCTCTGTACCGCAACAACACATCAAGTCTGAATTCTCATCATACTCCCCGCCcctgcagcagcaatacTCTCCGCCGGGACTGAATCCAAATAATTTGGCACCGCCAAACATATCACAAAATTCATATAGCCTGCAACCACCAGTTTTCCAGCAACAATATCCGGATCAGCTATACCGTGGACATATCCCTCAGCAGCCAGGGCTGCAATTCCAGCAAGAATACCCCCTAAAGGCATCACCAGAGTCTCCTGGTGCGTCAACACAGGCTAACTCAGAAATGCCTCCACGAAGAGCTGCGGCACAACCGCCACCACCCCCGGCCATTGAGCCGTCACCCGTCAAAACCAAGTTTCCAACAGCACGGATTAAACGAATAATGCAGGCTGATGAGGAAGTTGGTAAAGTTGCACAGCAGACACCCATTGCGGTCGGCAAGGCGCTTGAGCTCTTTATGATACAGCTTGTCACAAAAAGCGCCGAGgtggccaaggacaaaggaTCCAAGAGAGTCACAgcaccaatgttgaagcaCGTTGTTGAAACCGATGATCAATGGGATTTCTTGCGAGAAATTGTCGGCCGTGTCGAAAATGAGAAGGAGGGTAGCAAGTCGAAAGCCAAGGCCGAAAGCGACAGCGACGAGGACTCGGagccaaagaagagaggTAGAGGAGGCGgtcgcaagaagaaggtgtAGAAGCGGTTGGTTCTACGGTGTATTAGATCATGGGCATGCATAATGACTGGAAATGAAGGTATCGGTGTTTTGATTTAAATTTGCCTTCTGGTGAATTGGCGTTTGGTAGGTCTAGCATAAGAATCCTGGGCGTCTGGAGCAACGAGTCAGCAGTTCCAGCAGCTGCATCTTGGACGCGACATAGTGTGGTAGCACCGCgatatttggtgtttggagcGGTAAATAGTATTGTATAAAGTTTTATCGCGGCATCAACGCCTATCCAGCGATGCATATTGTCTAAATTGTTTGGTGTAAACAAGCCGTCGCGTTCAACATTTCCCGGTCATttgagaaaaggaaaaaaaaaacttcCCAGCCCTTGGAGCTACCCTAAAGTCAGTCGACGTGTCTTCAGAATAGCTTGCCCCCTCCACAAGTCACGATGTTATATCAGTAATATAAGGATTATCGGTCATATCGTTAATTATCTAGCTTCTCATGCATGGGTAGTTATTTGTTTTCCTCTCGTGAGTTTTATCCGTggcctggttggcaacatCCAACTTTCCAATGAGGGGTCCCAACCAACCTCATGCCACTTGACTCTTTTCGCCCACTGTAACCCGGCCTTGTATACTCGGTAGTGCATAACGGCCATAGGATAACCATGACAGCCTAGTCCTGTCCACATAATAAAACATTCGTTTTATTCGCATATGTTCTACACATTGGTCATCGCAAATGCCACATCACACAGGTCAGCGAGATCTGTTAATTTCTCCCTTCACAAATGGCTGAAACTCGTGCTGATCGTGTTGGCGCATTTTTTTTGTGGTGCCGGGATGCACAGTTTAAAGGTGGGGAGCAGTGACCTCACCAGAGGACAGCTCCCCGAAGCGCAGCTACTTACTGTGCTTACCTGCTAGGTAGGTGCACTACTACTATTTGCTAGCACTGGCCTCTTGGGAAGCTGTGAGGAACAGCCTGAGCTTAATAAAGTGGCAGGCGGGTCgtctcggcggcggcggcaatggtgTTGGGAAGGTGGGAACTTTGAGCCAAGGAAAGTGCGAGTGGGTTGCGTCAGGTGCGAGTCTACTCATGTACTCACGGTGCCACAGTCCAAGGAGCAGTCCTACGACGTGTTCAAATGAATTAAGCCGAGTCAAGCTGGAAAAAACGGAGCGAAAACAATACACCAATGGATATATTGTATTCGGAAGAATGCCTTCTGAGCTGTCGGGAATTGTCTTTCAATTCATGTACCTTTCACGGCAAAGTGATGCGTGAACACAGGGGTTTAAAAACCGACAACCAAAGGACAAGTAAACTGTACCATTGTCCTGTTACATTTATGATGGCCAGTTTGGGCAAATTGCAATTGCTCGCATACAAGTATTCATTAACACATTATAGTATTTATAATTATATTATGCGGTATGCATATACATGCACGCCATATTGATTTGATGCTTTCCAACATCCACTCGAACCAAAAATTGAAACCCGCGACGCAATGCACCGCAATGCACCAATGTCCACATGCCCCATGCAAGatcccatccccatctccatccaccCATCCCTCCAATCCGCGACTccatcctccaacaccatcctccGCCGGTCCGCCTCTTTTGATCCCGTCCCCCTTAACTGTACATACCACGGACACTATCCCTAGATGTTACGGTTCGAGAATTGTACACgaagcaacaagaacaaacCCTGAATGTCGAACTCACCAAACGAGCGAGCTTCAATCCTGACATCTGACGTCGCCTTACCCCCCCTAGCCATGCGAACAAGCCACCTGTCTACCGCAATCTTTGCCAGCTCAAGCTAGATGAGGCAACTCAGCCAACCTACTCACTGCCACTAGCTTGTCGCCTTTTAGGAACGAATACCAAATGTCGTGGGACCTGCTTCAGCGATTTATCGAATCCGACGTTTTCAATTCGAACCCCTTTCTGCCGGTCTCGTATCTTTCGTGAGTTCTGATCGCCTCGTGAACGACATGATCATTATGTACCCCTCCCACCGTGGGATTGGATGGACTGACGTGGTCACTTTTTCGTGCAGACGATATGCCGACCATGTGGGCATCCACTATGTCCTGTGCCAGAAGTTGCGGCAGTTTCCGTACGAGGATATCGAGTTCTTCCTACCGCAGCTATGCCACCTTATAATCAGCGTCGATAACGAGTCAATGGCCCTCGAGGAGTTTCTGCTGGATTTGTGCGAAGAATCTGTGACTGCTGCACTGTTGGTACGTGCCCTATCTTGGCCACCAAAAGGAAGGATGGAGCGGGGTGAGAGCGTAAACTAATGCCACGATTTGAACAATGCTGCAGACTTTCTGGCTCTTCCAGACCTATCTTTACGATCTCTCATCGAATCCGCAGACAGGAGCTTTCCAAACATGCCGCAGAGTATACAACAAGGTCCAACACATTGTGTTCGGACTCGCTGATAGGGCGCGGCATGAAAAGATCAAGGAGAATGTCTTGCCAGTGACTGTCCTGTCCAGCTTCGTCCTGGCCAGTGTCGCGATGCCCATGATCCCGAAATGGGCTGGGCCACTTGCTGTAGCCCAGGCTCGAAAGCCCCAACCGGCTGCTGAGCTCAGTTCCGAATCGGACGAATCAACCAAAACTCCAACTCCCACGAGAGCACAAACGGTGACGGGAGCAACGTCGAAATCGAAACGCGCAAAAGAAGCTAGAAACTCCCTAGCATCGCTACCTGGTGCCAATGGTGTGAGCGACGGACGCCCTTCACCCAGAAGTGTGCCTCATCTGCCaacatcttctccatcacagaGACCCAAGCGGCCATCTGCATTGGAAATGAAGTCTGTGGAAGCTCGTCTTAGCTCTGCCTCGCTGCCTCTCCCCTCACCACAGACGACGAGCCGTCCTTCAACTCCGGTGTCGGCTGGCTTAACCCTTCGGCCTAGCGAAGCTGGTATTCATCGACGACACTCGCACAACACAAAACCAATTGCCAACCCCGCCGACCTATCTCACAACCAAAAGACGAAGCTTCTGAGGCAGCATTACTTCCGCTCCCAGACTCAGTTTTTGACCGCTCTCGAGGGCATTTCTAACCGCCTGGTTATAGTTCCCAAACAAGCGAGGATGAGCGCCCTCCGAGCTGAATTGGCGCTCATTGCGCGAGATCTGCCGGCTGAGATAGATGTTCCAGTTATCTGTCCCCCGACTTTGGTCAATGGGTCACCTGGCAAGAGTCGCCACCACAGAATAGTACGACTCAACCCTGCTGAAGCAACCGTTTTGAACAGTGCTGAGAAGGTTCCTTACCTCATGATGGTCGAAGTTCTTAGAGAAGACTTCAGTTTCGATCCTGAGACCCCCGACAATCATCGACTTCTCACCAAACTCTTGGACTCTAGTGGCAAGTCACGCAGACTTTTCGACCTGTCGTCAGAGACACCCAAGATCACGCCTATTGCACGAGCCCCTGAGCCCGTTGTGGACAGCGTTTTTGAACCTACTTCTGGGGACCTGGGTAGCTCTCCTTTGTTAGTAGCGGAAGACGAGACACCTCCTAGGCCAACCGCGAAACATCACCAGCTCCACGGCTCACAGCGATTGTCGAGTGGAGCTACGACCTCTTCTACGACACTGGACGCTGTCACGCCGCGTACATCTGGGCAATCGACCTCAAGATCAAGCAGCCCCGGGTCGAGGCGCAAGATGACTctcacaatgccaaggaaTCCCTCTGCCGACCAGCCCGACTTCTCAGCTCTGGCGACTCACATGCGAACTGCATCTCAGATGCTGGCGCAGCTTGACGCAACAAGCGGAAAGAGGCCTAGGCAAGAGGTTGCTGCTATTCGTGCCAAGATTATCGCCAGCATGCAAAGCTTGGAAGAAAAGAGCTTCGATATGGACGAGCAGGGACCAACTTTTgacaccatcattgccaagacGAACGCAGGCGCACCCTCGACAAGTAATCCGGATCTGGAAGAGGACGCTCCGATCGACCCTGCAATCAATGCCAGCGCAGGAAGGGAACGAATGGAGAACGACATCAAGACTGGTGGTGTTCAGCGCCGTGGTGACCGCGACGACCCAAGCGCGGCTGTTTTTGGCGAGGCATGGGAGGCTAAGAAGGAACGTATCCGAAAATCGTCTCCTTATGGCTGGATGAAAAATTGGGATCTCGTCAGTGTCATTGTCAAGACTGGCGCCGATTTACGACAGGAAGCATTTGCTTGCCAATTGATTGATGTTTGCCATAAAATTTGGTTGGAAGCAGGCGTCAATGTCTGGGTCAAGCGGATGCGAATCTTGGTCACAGGAGAATCGTCGGGTCTAATTGAAACCATTACGAATGGTGTGTCACTTCACTCGCTGAAGCGAAGTCTGACGCTTGCCTCGATAGAATCTGGGCAAAATCCTCGACATCGAATTGCCACCCTGAGGGACCATTTCGTCAAGGCCTTTGGCCAACCGGATAGCGAACCCTACAAAGCCGGCGTAGATGCCTTTAAGCGATCTCTGGCAGCCTACAGCGTCATTTCCTACGTCTTGCAGCTAAAAGATCGACACAATGGCAACGTGTTGATTGATAGCGAAGGTCACATTATTCACATTGATTTCGGCTTCATGTTGTCGAATTCTCCTGGGTCGGTCGGATTTGAGGCAGCTCCCTTCAAGCTTACACATGAGTATGTCAATGTTCTAGGAGGGTTGAACTCTCCAGATTACGAGGACTACAAACGGTTGTGCAAACAGGCATTCCAAGGTAAGTTCCACTACACTCGATTTTAGCTTCGTTTTAGCCTGACATTCTATTAGCACTCCGACGGTCAGCCGACAATATTATCGActtggtggccatgatggggCGAGATTCAAAGATGCCTTGCTTCTCTGTCGGCGTGGCTCAAGTGACAAATACCTTGCGGCAGCGTTTCCAGCTGCACTTGAGTGCCGACGATGCAGAGCAATTTGTTGAGACGGATTTGATTGCCAAGTCCTTTGGTAGTTATTATACCCGCCTGTACGTTGTGACACTGCGATTCCTGAGACATTACCCCTATTAACAAAGTATTTTAGTTATGATACCTTTCAATATCGAACACAGGGCATATACTAGAgatcttttcttttcttttaGGTCATTTTTCATTAAAAGAAGACGTAGAAGTACACTTCAACACTGACGCGACATCCCCTCTTCTGGATTTCGTAAGGGGAGGACATTTGCCGCGGAAAAGTCAACACAGGGCATATTTGGGATTTTCTGTTTATATCTGCTGCATTGAGGCATCTGAGTGGCGTTGACACATGGTGAACTTATGACTAGATGGTGGCTACGACATAGCCAATACAGGAGAGACGAGCAGACCATGCGACATGATATCGCGGAACTatacaaaggaaaaagaaggacAGGGAGTATTCAAGAGTTGAACGGCCAATAATAGGTTCAGGCTGCAAAGCTGGCCATTTTCAATCGGCCGCCTTTGGGTCTCAAAACTTTGGAGATATGAGGACCACATGCGAGTATGCATATCGCATGATATGAAGACACTGATGACCAGAGGATCTTAATGGAACATTGAGTGAATTCACGGTGACTATAACGTGTAAAAGCATTCTATATGAGCGACTTTTCGGTCTGATACATTGACTTTGTTGGATGGCTTATTGGACCCCGACTGAACATGTCAGCTTGGCCTGACTTGACTGATGATTTTATGCACAAATGCTGTGCATAAGATGGCAGAATAAATCCCAGACGGCTTGTAGTGACAAGGTCCGTACTGGGTAAGGGCAGTGGCTGTCTGTTTCTGTTGAGACGCACCTTCCTTCACTATCACACTCTTAAGACCAATCAGCAATAAAGCTGAATCATGGATTGCCCGACATTTGGTTGGTGGGGGCGCCGACCTCAGCCGCCATGACCAGCTCCTGATCTCTCACACTCGGATATTGGCCATCAAACGAGACATCTTTATGCTACTGTCTTTTCTGGTGTTTCTCGGGATAGATTTTGATTTTGCCTGTCCGCTGGGAGACACGCCGCAGAATATCCTCGAAGTCACTTGGCCTTCATGACTAGCCTTAGCCTGCGAATCAGAGCCACGATGGACCGTATCCCGGCTCATAGCACGCCTGATATTCTACATTGAACTCACTCTGCATGTCGGAATCCTTCAAGTCGCGTACCCTTGGCCAAAAAGACCACTTGAACCCCTTACAATAACAAGCCCTTCAGCCCAGAAGATCAGCCATGGCGGGCCAGCGAAAGGACATCGCCCGCAGGGCCAGCACGACTGGATCAGCTGGCAACACTGCCGTTAGTGGCTCAACTGGTGATGCAGCAGAAGTGCCGGGCCAGAGAGTCAAG
Protein-coding sequences here:
- a CDS encoding phosphatidylinositol 4-kinase PIK1alpha (PI4-kinase)(PtdIns-4-kinase) (similar to Scheffersomyces stipitis CBS 6054 XP_001386330.2), which produces MSWDLLQRFIESDVFNSNPFLPVSYLSRYADHVGIHYVLCQKLRQFPYEDIEFFLPQLCHLIISVDNESMALEEFLLDLCEESVTAALLTFWLFQTYLYDLSSNPQTGAFQTCRRVYNKVQHIVFGLADRARHEKIKENVLPVTVLSSFVLASVAMPMIPKWAGPLAVAQARKPQPAAELSSESDESTKTPTPTRAQTVTGATSKSKRAKEARNSLASLPGANGVSDGRPSPRSVPHLPTSSPSQRPKRPSALEMKSVEARLSSASLPLPSPQTTSRPSTPVSAGLTLRPSEAGIHRRHSHNTKPIANPADLSHNQKTKLLRQHYFRSQTQFLTALEGISNRLVIVPKQARMSALRAELALIARDLPAEIDVPVICPPTLVNGSPGKSRHHRIVRLNPAEATVLNSAEKVPYLMMVEVLREDFSFDPETPDNHRLLTKLLDSSGKSRRLFDLSSETPKITPIARAPEPVVDSVFEPTSGDLGSSPLLVAEDETPPRPTAKHHQLHGSQRLSSGATTSSTTLDAVTPRTSGQSTSRSSSPGSRRKMTLTMPRNPSADQPDFSALATHMRTASQMLAQLDATSGKRPRQEVAAIRAKIIASMQSLEEKSFDMDEQGPTFDTIIAKTNAGAPSTSNPDLEEDAPIDPAINASAGRERMENDIKTGGVQRRGDRDDPSAAVFGEAWEAKKERIRKSSPYGWMKNWDLVSVIVKTGADLRQEAFACQLIDVCHKIWLEAGVNVWVKRMRILVTGESSGLIETITNGVSLHSLKRSLTLASIESGQNPRHRIATLRDHFVKAFGQPDSEPYKAGVDAFKRSLAAYSVISYVLQLKDRHNGNVLIDSEGHIIHIDFGFMLSNSPGSVGFEAAPFKLTHEYVNVLGGLNSPDYEDYKRLCKQAFQALRRSADNIIDLVAMMGRDSKMPCFSVGVAQVTNTLRQRFQLHLSADDAEQFVETDLIAKSFGSYYTRLYDTFQYRTQGIY
- a CDS encoding histone-fold domain-containing protein (similar to Metarhizium robertsii ARSEF 23 XP_007819636.1), with the protein product MSPDDSTSTYAPKSPDLSSFYSSGGPTQPASQLHPPSQGPGQYKLHPPAYAYGSSYTPPPMPQASTSVPQQHIKSEFSSYSPPLQQQYSPPGLNPNNLAPPNISQNSYSLQPPVFQQQYPDQLYRGHIPQQPGLQFQQEYPLKASPESPGASTQANSEMPPRRAAAQPPPPPAIEPSPVKTKFPTARIKRIMQADEEVGKVAQQTPIAVGKALELFMIQLVTKSAEVAKDKGSKRVTAPMLKHVVETDDQWDFLREIVGRVENEKEGSKSKAKAESDSDEDSEPKKRGRGGGRKKKV